A window from Sulfurovum sp. TSL1 encodes these proteins:
- a CDS encoding sulfurtransferase, whose protein sequence is MKTFLFSLLLSVAAFAIEPLVDTTWLQHHIGDKKLRIVEVSTPKSYTSGHIKDALHTTIDKWRVNHGTFITIRSAQEIQKEIRRLGIDASTEVVLYADIQTPKDFLKASYIFWALNYHGITNVAFLDGGKQAWIEEGAALESTIPAIAASSYKVKIQPALIADRTYVEEHIGKLPMLDARPSDKYLGIAPTATVARDGHIKGAMSYSWNYSVESDYTLKESKKLETLFKEGYKLDKESEVIVYCTGGLETSFNYFVLSGVLGYKHVRLYDASMKEWGNRRDTPMVQYTYEVFKK, encoded by the coding sequence ATGAAAACGTTTCTCTTCTCTCTTCTCCTTTCGGTTGCCGCATTTGCCATCGAACCATTGGTCGACACCACATGGCTTCAGCATCATATCGGTGACAAAAAACTCCGAATTGTAGAGGTTTCGACCCCGAAAAGTTATACATCAGGGCACATCAAAGATGCACTGCATACGACTATAGATAAATGGAGGGTCAATCATGGTACGTTTATCACTATCAGAAGCGCACAAGAGATCCAAAAAGAGATCCGAAGACTAGGCATTGATGCATCTACAGAGGTCGTACTCTATGCAGATATCCAAACGCCAAAAGATTTTCTCAAAGCAAGTTACATTTTCTGGGCTCTGAATTACCACGGGATCACAAATGTAGCGTTTTTAGATGGTGGCAAACAGGCATGGATAGAAGAAGGCGCAGCACTTGAGAGTACTATACCGGCAATAGCGGCGAGCAGTTATAAGGTAAAGATCCAACCGGCACTGATCGCAGACAGAACGTATGTAGAAGAGCATATAGGAAAACTTCCGATGCTTGATGCAAGGCCGAGTGATAAATATCTTGGTATCGCACCTACAGCGACGGTAGCAAGGGACGGACACATTAAGGGAGCGATGAGCTATTCCTGGAACTATTCGGTAGAGAGTGACTACACGCTAAAAGAGAGTAAAAAGCTGGAAACACTCTTTAAAGAGGGATACAAACTTGATAAAGAGAGTGAGGTCATTGTCTATTGTACAGGTGGTCTTGAAACTTCATTTAACTATTTTGTTTTAAGCGGTGTGCTTGGGTACAAACATGTAAGACTCTATGATGCTTCAATGAAGGAGTGGGGAAACCGTAGAGATACGCCAATGGTCCAATACACGTACGAGGTATTTAAAAAATAG
- a CDS encoding Rieske 2Fe-2S domain-containing protein gives MKENEKDRRDFMGMALGACAAVGGVGALYAAKRTWDPLPSVKAAGFTTIDLSGAQENVLNIEKWRGKPIFVLKKSADMKADERDIVIGSDRFHVSIGLCTHLGCIPAYEKDQHKFKCACHGGEFDASGHQIFGPPPSPLVIPPFKIDGTKLVLGESGPEYQKMLDAGITA, from the coding sequence ATGAAAGAAAATGAAAAAGATCGTCGGGACTTTATGGGCATGGCACTGGGTGCATGTGCTGCAGTAGGGGGTGTAGGTGCACTTTATGCTGCAAAACGTACTTGGGACCCATTGCCGAGTGTCAAGGCAGCCGGATTTACTACGATCGATCTCAGCGGTGCACAGGAAAATGTACTGAATATTGAAAAATGGAGAGGAAAACCGATCTTCGTTTTGAAAAAATCAGCAGATATGAAAGCAGATGAGAGAGATATCGTGATCGGGTCAGATAGATTTCACGTTTCTATAGGTCTTTGTACACACTTAGGATGTATCCCTGCCTATGAGAAAGACCAGCATAAGTTCAAATGTGCGTGTCATGGTGGTGAATTTGATGCAAGCGGACACCAAATTTTCGGTCCTCCCCCAAGTCCTCTTGTCATCCCTCCGTTTAAAATAGATGGAACAAAGCTTGTTCTTGGCGAGTCAGGTCCGGAATATCAAAAAATGTTAGATGCCGGTATAACGGCATAA
- a CDS encoding cytochrome bc complex cytochrome b subunit, producing MAHFEKAKNLNEWLDQRLAINTLKRVLNTEYWIPKDINFLWAMGMVLAATFGMLVLSGIFLLMYYKPDTNLAFDSVNYTIMSEVGYGWFWRHIHGVGASIVFLIIYIHMFTGIYYGSYKKGRELIWLSGMGLFVAFSAEAFSGYMLPWGQMSYWAGMVITNLFSGGSLELNGLVEWIRGDYVPGDAFLTRFFMLHVLLLPLVIIGLIVLHFGTLRIPHVNNQEGAEIDFKEAADLWKAGKKKESKVIPFSPVFLSKDIFVMGVYFILFFYLVFYNFNFAMDPVNFDPADGLKTPAHIYPEWYFLWSYEILRPFGKDAGLIAFAIAQLALFFLPFIDRSPNVAPAHKRGLFQVWFWVLIIDMIALTAMGKLPPTDPTFAFIGLVSAWTFLALGPILFIITMFEKKIEKGA from the coding sequence ATGGCACATTTTGAAAAGGCAAAAAATCTTAATGAGTGGTTGGATCAGCGTTTAGCCATCAATACGCTCAAAAGAGTACTCAATACAGAATACTGGATCCCGAAAGATATTAACTTCCTCTGGGCAATGGGGATGGTCCTGGCGGCAACATTCGGGATGCTCGTACTCTCCGGTATCTTCTTACTTATGTATTATAAACCGGATACAAACCTTGCATTTGATTCAGTGAACTATACGATCATGAGCGAAGTAGGGTATGGCTGGTTCTGGAGACATATTCACGGTGTAGGTGCGTCCATCGTATTCCTTATCATCTATATTCATATGTTCACAGGTATCTATTATGGTTCCTATAAAAAAGGTAGAGAGCTTATCTGGCTATCTGGTATGGGACTGTTTGTTGCATTCTCGGCAGAGGCTTTCTCTGGATATATGCTGCCTTGGGGGCAGATGAGTTACTGGGCGGGTATGGTTATTACCAACCTGTTCTCTGGAGGTTCACTAGAGTTAAATGGCTTGGTTGAGTGGATACGTGGTGATTATGTCCCGGGCGATGCGTTCCTGACAAGATTCTTCATGTTACATGTATTGTTGCTCCCATTGGTGATCATCGGGCTTATCGTACTGCATTTTGGTACGCTGAGAATACCACATGTCAACAACCAGGAAGGTGCAGAGATCGACTTTAAAGAGGCAGCGGATCTTTGGAAAGCAGGTAAGAAAAAAGAGTCTAAAGTGATCCCTTTCTCTCCGGTATTCTTAAGTAAAGATATCTTTGTGATGGGTGTCTATTTTATACTCTTCTTTTACTTGGTATTCTATAACTTTAACTTTGCAATGGACCCGGTGAACTTTGACCCGGCAGACGGTCTTAAAACACCGGCACACATCTATCCTGAGTGGTACTTCCTGTGGTCTTACGAGATCTTGCGTCCGTTCGGCAAAGATGCCGGTCTGATCGCATTTGCTATTGCACAGTTAGCACTGTTCTTCCTACCGTTTATAGACAGAAGTCCGAATGTGGCTCCGGCACATAAAAGAGGGCTTTTCCAAGTGTGGTTCTGGGTATTGATTATCGATATGATCGCTCTGACTGCGATGGGTAAACTACCGCCGACAGACCCTACATTTGCATTCATAGGTTTGGTATCAGCATGGACATTCTTGGCACTGGGACCGATCTTGTTCATCATTACCATGTTTGAGAAAAAAATAGAGAAAGGAGCATAA
- a CDS encoding c-type cytochrome, which translates to MRELKILAVVVFFSLLTYYLVEPYAHHEMHKKVDAQGNEIKIESHDFFYDGKDDIIEAERAGDASKLVAKEAFWADVAAVAKLEGNAAAGEAGFGLCMGCHNGANMNMGGVIPPNLDHAGALYDKNYLIALIKDPAMASNVDHKYADTMMHPMGSIKSMMTDNQQIADVVAYIIENKSGEVSPKEAYMEACMRCHALRYGKLTQLGETPAFKQEKEALAYKIKVIDEQDAVKAYMGKLPPDLSMIIRARSEHFMETFIENPQSQLAGTSMPRVGLSHEGFEKVKAYLTEVCDPSKAQREAIGPIVIGFFILFSLLALLWKKSQWRDLH; encoded by the coding sequence ATGAGAGAGTTGAAAATATTAGCAGTTGTTGTCTTCTTTTCGCTATTGACCTATTATCTGGTAGAGCCTTATGCACACCATGAAATGCATAAGAAAGTGGACGCTCAGGGGAATGAGATCAAGATAGAAAGCCATGATTTTTTCTATGATGGCAAAGATGATATTATTGAGGCAGAACGTGCGGGTGACGCTTCGAAACTGGTTGCAAAAGAAGCATTCTGGGCTGATGTCGCAGCTGTGGCCAAACTTGAAGGAAATGCTGCAGCAGGTGAAGCTGGCTTTGGCCTATGTATGGGGTGTCACAATGGAGCAAACATGAACATGGGTGGCGTGATACCGCCAAATCTTGATCATGCAGGTGCACTTTATGATAAAAATTATCTTATCGCACTGATCAAAGATCCTGCCATGGCATCCAACGTGGATCATAAGTATGCGGATACCATGATGCACCCGATGGGTTCGATCAAATCTATGATGACAGACAACCAGCAAATTGCCGATGTGGTAGCGTATATAATTGAGAATAAATCAGGTGAAGTAAGCCCTAAAGAAGCCTATATGGAAGCATGTATGAGATGTCATGCCCTTCGTTATGGAAAACTGACACAGTTGGGTGAAACACCGGCATTCAAACAGGAAAAAGAGGCACTTGCGTATAAGATAAAAGTGATCGATGAGCAGGATGCGGTAAAAGCCTATATGGGTAAACTGCCTCCTGATCTTTCTATGATCATTAGAGCAAGAAGTGAACATTTCATGGAGACATTTATCGAAAATCCGCAAAGTCAATTGGCTGGAACATCGATGCCTAGAGTCGGATTAAGCCATGAAGGATTTGAGAAGGTCAAAGCCTACCTTACTGAGGTGTGTGATCCAAGTAAAGCACAAAGAGAAGCGATCGGACCGATCGTGATCGGTTTCTTTATCCTCTTCTCACTTCTTGCACTGCTGTGGAAGAAGTCGCAATGGAGAGATCTACACTAA